In the Pseudonocardia cypriaca genome, one interval contains:
- a CDS encoding AraC family transcriptional regulator: MGRLIAAHARPDLQTSIPGLLLSRVETTEPDYSLTDPLLVVMAQGGKRLLLGDQVFEYRAGQLLVVTTGLPVTGHFLDAGPQTPALGMGLVLRPATIAELLLETAPRGPSRGDAGPAIATGEAGPDLLDAAARMLRLLGRPADARVLAPLVEREILWRLLTGPHGAIVRQIGLADSSTSHVSRAIRWIRDNYAEPTRIEDLARMAGMSTAAFHRHFRAVTTMSPLQFQKRIRLQEARALLVAKPDDVAGVGHFVGYDSPSQFNREYRRLFGAPPRQDSARLRAAADPGPAGYLP; this comes from the coding sequence ATGGGCCGCCTGATCGCTGCCCACGCCCGGCCGGACCTGCAGACCTCGATCCCCGGGCTGCTGCTGTCGCGGGTGGAGACGACGGAGCCGGACTACTCGCTGACCGACCCGCTGCTGGTCGTCATGGCGCAAGGGGGCAAGCGGCTGCTGCTCGGTGACCAGGTGTTCGAGTACCGAGCGGGCCAGCTGCTCGTGGTCACCACCGGCCTGCCCGTCACCGGCCACTTCCTCGACGCCGGCCCGCAGACCCCGGCCCTTGGCATGGGGCTGGTGCTCCGGCCGGCCACGATCGCGGAGCTGCTGCTGGAGACCGCGCCGCGAGGGCCGTCCCGTGGCGACGCCGGCCCGGCGATCGCCACCGGCGAGGCCGGCCCCGACCTGCTCGACGCCGCGGCCCGGATGCTGCGCCTGCTCGGCCGGCCCGCCGACGCCCGCGTGCTCGCCCCGCTCGTCGAGCGCGAGATCCTCTGGCGGCTGCTCACCGGCCCGCACGGCGCGATCGTCCGCCAGATCGGGCTCGCCGACAGCAGCACGTCCCACGTCAGCCGGGCGATCCGGTGGATCCGCGACAACTACGCCGAGCCGACGCGGATCGAGGACCTTGCGCGGATGGCGGGGATGAGCACCGCCGCTTTCCACCGGCACTTCCGCGCCGTCACCACCATGAGCCCACTGCAGTTCCAGAAACGCATCCGCCTGCAGGAGGCACGGGCGCTCCTGGTGGCGAAGCCCGACGACGTGGCGGGCGTGGGGCACTTCGTCGGGTACGACAGCCCGTCCCAGTTCAACCGCGAGTACCGGCGGCTCTTCGGTGCGCCGCCACGGCAGGACAGCGCACGTCTGCGCGCGGCGGCCGACCCGGGGCCCGCCGGCTACCTGCCCTGA
- a CDS encoding DUF5602 domain-containing protein, whose amino-acid sequence MLRHRLLRGLGIAFAASTALAFLPGCSSESPPPGNSGTFFGPSQPLGNGTVKTYTTLDDGGRPTEIGLRLSPTALDGLPAANRGLPPTLMLDFPDQASATPFDHVMLNWNPEGHEPPELFGKPHFDFHFDMVDMATIESIIGSDPDYAAKAERAPESKYVPQDYVVPPGAPAAAQAVPGMGVHLIDFSDGSLVPGSYDFEHIIINGTWDSRYTFIEPMITREWLLTGPASQQPLKLPQAYQKTAYYPTTYGVHVDEQSKDYVISLAGMTMREAS is encoded by the coding sequence ATGCTTCGTCATCGACTTCTCCGCGGCCTCGGAATCGCCTTCGCCGCGAGCACGGCCCTCGCATTTCTCCCGGGGTGCAGCAGTGAGAGCCCGCCCCCCGGTAACAGCGGTACCTTCTTCGGCCCGTCCCAACCCCTCGGGAACGGCACGGTCAAGACCTACACCACGCTCGACGACGGCGGACGTCCGACCGAGATCGGCCTTCGACTGTCGCCCACCGCCCTCGACGGACTACCCGCAGCGAACAGGGGTCTCCCACCGACGCTGATGCTCGACTTCCCCGACCAGGCCTCGGCGACCCCGTTCGACCATGTCATGCTCAACTGGAACCCGGAAGGACACGAGCCGCCGGAGCTGTTCGGCAAACCGCACTTCGACTTCCACTTCGACATGGTCGACATGGCGACGATCGAGTCCATCATCGGGTCCGATCCGGACTACGCGGCCAAGGCCGAACGTGCGCCCGAGAGCAAGTACGTGCCACAGGACTACGTCGTTCCGCCCGGTGCACCCGCCGCTGCGCAGGCCGTGCCCGGCATGGGTGTGCACCTGATCGACTTCAGCGACGGCAGTCTCGTCCCCGGCTCCTACGACTTCGAACACATCATCATCAACGGCACCTGGGACAGCCGTTACACGTTCATCGAGCCGATGATCACCCGCGAATGGTTGCTGACCGGGCCCGCATCCCAGCAGCCGCTGAAACTGCCCCAGGCGTACCAGAAGACGGCCTACTACCCGACCACCTACGGCGTCCACGTCGACGAGCAGTCGAAGGACTACGTCATCTCGCTCGCCGGCATGACGATGCGCGAAGCGTCGTAG
- a CDS encoding alpha/beta hydrolase has translation MGTALRVGAAVVVLAVVVVALAWVFQRRLVYLPFGAPDAPAATYLDGGRDVVLHTDDGLDLTAWWAPATGPPRDRTVLVAPGNGGSRVLRVPLARALAAEGFDVLLLEYRGYGGNPGSPTEEGLAADVGAAYRYLVEERGVAPERLVLFGESLGGAPLTRLATERPVRALVLRSPFTSLADVGARAYPFLPVRALLRDRFPLLDQVRSVRVPVAVLAGGADEIVPVEQSQAVADAAGASYVEVPGARHNDTALVSGPAVVDAVVAVGS, from the coding sequence ATGGGTACCGCGCTGCGGGTGGGCGCCGCCGTCGTCGTGCTGGCGGTCGTGGTCGTCGCACTGGCGTGGGTCTTCCAGCGACGGCTGGTCTACCTGCCGTTCGGGGCGCCGGACGCGCCTGCCGCCACCTACCTCGACGGTGGGCGCGACGTCGTTCTGCACACCGACGACGGGCTCGACCTCACGGCGTGGTGGGCGCCCGCCACCGGTCCACCCCGGGACAGGACGGTGCTCGTCGCCCCGGGCAACGGCGGCTCGCGGGTGCTGCGGGTGCCGCTCGCGCGGGCCCTCGCCGCCGAGGGCTTCGACGTGCTGCTCCTCGAGTACCGCGGCTACGGCGGCAACCCCGGCTCGCCCACCGAGGAGGGCCTCGCCGCGGACGTCGGCGCGGCCTACCGGTACCTGGTCGAGGAGCGCGGCGTGGCACCGGAGCGCCTCGTCCTGTTCGGCGAGAGCCTCGGCGGCGCACCGCTGACGCGGCTGGCCACCGAGCGCCCGGTCCGGGCGCTCGTGCTGCGCAGCCCGTTCACCTCGCTCGCCGACGTCGGCGCGCGCGCCTACCCGTTCCTACCGGTGCGGGCGCTCCTGCGGGACCGGTTCCCGTTGCTGGACCAGGTGCGGTCGGTGCGAGTGCCGGTCGCGGTGCTGGCGGGCGGGGCCGACGAGATCGTGCCGGTCGAGCAGAGCCAGGCGGTTGCGGACGCGGCGGGCGCGTCCTACGTCGAGGTGCCGGGGGCGCGGCACAACGACACCGCCCTGGTGAGCGGGCCGGCCGTCGTCGACGCCGTTGTCGCGGTGGGGTCCTGA
- a CDS encoding APC family permease → MAGNAHLDRVLGMPSIVLFGLAYLVPLTVFTTYGVVTEQTAGHLPAAYVVTLVAMLFTAYSYGLMVRAHPFAGSAYTYTQRAFGPHLGFMTGWALLLDYLFLPMINYLVMGIYLEAAFPGVPVAVWIIGAILLVTGLNVLGIRLVARMNFVLVAVQVVFIAVFLVAAGRTLAGSDLPSLTEPFLPSGGEASAVLGGAAILCLSFLGFDAVSTLAEETHDPRRRIPRAIMLVTVIGGALFILVSYVGHLVFPRYSEFTDVDSAALDVVGAAGGAVLTAFFTAAYIAGCFGSAMASQASVSRILYAMGRDGALPAQIFGRLHQRFHTPAPATAVVGLLSCIALVISLELASSMISFGALVAFSLVNLSVVKHYVIDEGHRTPANLVAYAVVPGIGVLLTLWLWTSLSGTTFVVGLAWIAAGFVYLLALTRVFTQRPPELRMSDAEAAS, encoded by the coding sequence ATGGCCGGGAACGCGCACCTCGATCGGGTGCTGGGGATGCCGTCGATCGTGCTCTTCGGGCTCGCCTACCTCGTGCCGCTCACGGTGTTCACCACCTACGGCGTGGTCACCGAGCAGACCGCGGGGCACCTGCCGGCGGCGTACGTCGTCACGCTCGTCGCGATGCTCTTCACCGCCTACAGCTACGGGCTGATGGTGCGGGCCCACCCGTTCGCGGGTTCCGCCTACACGTACACGCAGCGGGCGTTCGGGCCCCACCTCGGCTTCATGACGGGGTGGGCGCTGCTGCTCGACTACCTGTTCCTCCCGATGATCAACTACCTGGTGATGGGCATCTACCTGGAGGCCGCGTTCCCGGGCGTCCCCGTGGCGGTCTGGATCATCGGCGCGATCCTGCTGGTGACGGGCCTGAACGTCCTGGGCATCAGGCTCGTGGCGCGGATGAACTTCGTGCTCGTCGCCGTCCAGGTCGTGTTCATCGCGGTCTTCCTGGTGGCCGCGGGCCGGACGCTCGCCGGATCCGACCTGCCGTCGCTCACCGAGCCGTTCCTCCCGAGCGGCGGCGAGGCGTCCGCCGTGCTCGGCGGCGCGGCGATCCTGTGCTTGTCCTTCCTCGGGTTCGACGCCGTCTCGACGCTCGCCGAGGAGACCCACGACCCGCGCAGGCGCATCCCCCGCGCGATCATGCTGGTCACGGTGATCGGCGGCGCGTTGTTCATCCTCGTCTCCTACGTCGGGCACCTGGTCTTCCCGCGGTACTCGGAGTTCACCGACGTCGACTCGGCCGCCCTCGACGTCGTGGGGGCCGCGGGAGGCGCCGTCCTGACCGCGTTCTTCACCGCCGCCTACATCGCGGGCTGCTTCGGTTCCGCGATGGCCTCGCAGGCGAGCGTCTCGCGCATCCTCTACGCGATGGGCCGTGACGGCGCGCTGCCGGCGCAGATCTTCGGCCGGCTCCACCAGCGCTTCCACACCCCCGCGCCGGCAACGGCCGTCGTCGGCCTGCTGTCCTGCATCGCGCTGGTCATCAGCCTCGAGCTGGCCTCTTCGATGATCAGCTTCGGCGCGCTGGTGGCGTTCTCGCTCGTCAACCTGTCGGTCGTCAAGCACTACGTGATCGACGAGGGGCACCGGACACCGGCGAACCTGGTGGCCTACGCCGTGGTGCCGGGCATCGGCGTGCTGCTCACGCTGTGGCTGTGGACCAGCCTCTCGGGCACCACGTTCGTCGTCGGCCTCGCGTGGATCGCCGCCGGCTTCGTCTACCTGCTCGCGCTGACCCGGGTGTTCACCCAGCGGCCGCCCGAGCTGCGCATGAGCGACGCCGAAGCCGCCTCGTGA